From a single Miscanthus floridulus cultivar M001 chromosome 8, ASM1932011v1, whole genome shotgun sequence genomic region:
- the LOC136476345 gene encoding putative potassium transporter 12 isoform X3: MSTDVVVIVAVFILIGLFCLQHYGTDKVGWLFAPLVLLWFILIGSVGLVNIHKYNSSVLRAYNPVYTFRYFKRGKSEIWTSLGGVMLSITGTEALYADLCHFPVLAIQIAFTLVVFPCLLLAYTGQAAYIIDHKDHVADAFYRSIPEAIYWPAFIIATLAAVVASQATISATYSIIKQALALGCFPRVNVVHTSKKFLGQIYIPDINWVLMILCIAVTAGFKNQSQIGNAYGTAVVIVMLVTTFLMVPVMLLVWKSHWILVVIFLVLSLTVELPYFTACINKVDQGGWVPLVIAITFFVIMYVWHFCTVKRYEFEMHSKVSMAWILGLGPSLGLVRVPGIGFVYTELASGVPHIFSHFITNLPAIHSVVVFVCIKYLPVYTVPAEERFIMKRIGPKNYHMFRCVARYGYKDIHKKDDNFEKMLLDRLLIFVRLESMMDGYSDSEDFTMMEQKAERSTRSLQLTEKAGGNTMSSIGDLSYSSQDSIVPAKSPLTGNSLTRYSSQTFGDELEFLNRCKDAGVVHILGNTVVQARRDSGIVKKVAVNYVYAFLRKLCRENSVIFNVPHESLLNVGQIYYI; encoded by the exons ATGAGTACAg ATGTGGTTGTAATCGTCGCGGTGTTCATATTAATTGGCTTATTCTGCCTGCAACACTATGGGACAGATAAAGTTGGGTGGCTCTTTGCACCATTGGTGCTCCTTTGGTTTATTCTAATTGGGAGCGTTGGGTTAGTGAACATACACAAATACAACAGTTCTGTTCTAAGAGCATATAATCCAGTCTACACCTTCCGGTATTTCAAACGAGGCAAGTCTGAGATTTGGACATCTCTTGGAGGGGTCATGCTTAGCATCACAG GGACTGAAGCATTGTATGCTGATCTATGTCACTTCCCTGTACTGGCTATTCAG ATTGCGTTCACCTTAGTGGTGTTCCCTTGCCTTCTACTGGCGTACACTGGGCAGGCTGCCTACATTATTGACCACAAGGATCATGTAGCTGATGCCTTCTACCGCTCCATTCCAG AGGCCATATACTGGCCAGCCTTCATCATAGCAACTCTTGCGGCAGTAGTTGCAAGTCAAGCAACCATATCTGCTACCTACTCAATAATTAAGCAAGCTCTTGCACTGGGCTGCTTCCCCCGTGTCAATGTTGTGCATACCTCGAAGAAATTTCTGGGGCAGATTTACATCCCTGACATCAATTGGGTACTTATGATTCTTTGCATTGCTGTAACTGCTGGATTCAAGAATCAAAGCCAGATAGGAAATGCATATG GCACTGCAGTGGTGATTGTTATGCTAGTTACAACATTTCTCATGGTCCCAGTGATGCTGCTGGTATGGAAGAGCCACTGGATACTTGTTGTCATCTTCCTTGTACTCTCCTTGACGGTTGAGCTCCCATACTTCACGGCCTGCATAAATAAAGTGGATCAAGGTGGCTGGGTTCCACTAGTCATCGCAATAACCTTCTTCGTCATCATGTATGTGTGGCATTTCTGCACCGTGAAGCGTTATGAATTTGAGATGCACAGCAAGGTCTCTATGGCTTGGATTCTGGGACTAGGGCCAAGCCTTGGCCTTGTCAGGGTCCCTGGGATAGGCTTTGTGTACACAGAGCTGGCAAGTGGCGTCCCTCACATCTTCTCCCATTTCATCACCAACCTCCCTGCCATCCACTCGGTTGTTGTCTTCGTTTGCATCAAGTACCTCCCGGTATATACAGTGCCAGCCGAGGAACGGTTCATCATGAAGAGGATTGGGCCAAAGAACTACCACATGTTCCGCTGCGTCGCAAGGTATGGATACAAGGACATCCACAAGAAAGACGACAACTTTGAGAAGATGCTCCTCGACAGGCTCCTGATCTTCGTCAGACTGGAGAGCATGATGgacggctactccgactccgaggaCTTCACCATGATGGAGCAGAAGGCCGAGAGATCCACCAGATCGCTTCAGCTGACCGAGAAGGCTGGGGGCAACACGATGAGCTCCATCGGCGACCTGAGCTACTCGTCACAGGACTCCATTGTTCCGGCCAAGTCGCCCCTGACCGGGAACAGCCTGACAAGGTACTCAAGCCAGACATTCGGCGACGAGCTGGAGTTCCTGAACCGGTGCAAGGACGCCGGCGTCGTGCACATCCTTGGGAACACCGTCGTGCAGGCGCGCAGGGACTCGGGGATCGTGAAGAAGGTCGCCGTGAATTATGTGTATGCCTTCCTTAGGAAGCTGTGCAGAGAGAACAGTGTGATCTTCAATGTCCCACATGAAAGCCTCCTGAATGTAGGGCAGATATACTATATATGA
- the LOC136476345 gene encoding putative potassium transporter 12 isoform X1: MASMSDSETTNRGSMWELDQNLDQPMDEEASQLKNMYREKKFSSILLLRLAFQSLGVVFGDLGTSPLYVFYNIFPHGVDEDEDVIGALSLIIYTLTLIPLMKYVFVVLRANDNGQGGTFALYSLLCRHAKVSTIPNQHKTDEELTTYSRQTYEENSLAAKVKKWLEGHAYKKNCLLILVLIGTCTAIGDGILTPAISVLSAAGGIRVQNQNMSTDVVVIVAVFILIGLFCLQHYGTDKVGWLFAPLVLLWFILIGSVGLVNIHKYNSSVLRAYNPVYTFRYFKRGKSEIWTSLGGVMLSITGTEALYADLCHFPVLAIQIAFTLVVFPCLLLAYTGQAAYIIDHKDHVADAFYRSIPEAIYWPAFIIATLAAVVASQATISATYSIIKQALALGCFPRVNVVHTSKKFLGQIYIPDINWVLMILCIAVTAGFKNQSQIGNAYGTAVVIVMLVTTFLMVPVMLLVWKSHWILVVIFLVLSLTVELPYFTACINKVDQGGWVPLVIAITFFVIMYVWHFCTVKRYEFEMHSKVSMAWILGLGPSLGLVRVPGIGFVYTELASGVPHIFSHFITNLPAIHSVVVFVCIKYLPVYTVPAEERFIMKRIGPKNYHMFRCVARYGYKDIHKKDDNFEKMLLDRLLIFVRLESMMDGYSDSEDFTMMEQKAERSTRSLQLTEKAGGNTMSSIGDLSYSSQDSIVPAKSPLTGNSLTRYSSQTFGDELEFLNRCKDAGVVHILGNTVVQARRDSGIVKKVAVNYVYAFLRKLCRENSVIFNVPHESLLNVGQIYYI; encoded by the exons ATGGCGTCGATGTCAGACAGTGAGACGACAAACCGAGGCAGCATGTGGGAACTGGATCAGAACCTTGATCAGCCCATGGACGAGGAAGCCAGTCAACTGAAGAACATGTACAGAGAAAAG AAATTTTCATCAATTTTGTTACTGCGGCTCGCGTTTCAAAGCCTTGGGGTAGTATTTGGTGACTTAGGTACATCACCATTGTATGTTTTCTACAATATCTTTCCGCATGGTGTTGACGAAGATGAGGATGTGATTGGAGCTCTATCTTTGATCATTTACACACTCACTCTCATCCCTCTGATGAAGTATGTTTTTGTCGTCTTGCGAGCTAATGATAATGGTCAAG GTGGCACATTTGCTCTTTATTCTCTGCTGTGCCGGCATGCAAAGGTCAGCACTATACCCAACCAACATAAGACAGATGAAGAATTAACAACTTATAGTCGGCAAACTTATGAGGAGAATTCACTTGCAGCAAAAGTGAAGAAATGGCTAGAGGGGCATGCATATAAAAAGAACTGTCTTCTTATTCTCGTTCTCATTGGTACCTGTACCGCCATTGGAGATGGGATCCTTACTCCTGCAATATCAG TTCTTTCAGCAGCAGGTGGAATAAGGGTTCAGAATCAGAATATGAGTACAg ATGTGGTTGTAATCGTCGCGGTGTTCATATTAATTGGCTTATTCTGCCTGCAACACTATGGGACAGATAAAGTTGGGTGGCTCTTTGCACCATTGGTGCTCCTTTGGTTTATTCTAATTGGGAGCGTTGGGTTAGTGAACATACACAAATACAACAGTTCTGTTCTAAGAGCATATAATCCAGTCTACACCTTCCGGTATTTCAAACGAGGCAAGTCTGAGATTTGGACATCTCTTGGAGGGGTCATGCTTAGCATCACAG GGACTGAAGCATTGTATGCTGATCTATGTCACTTCCCTGTACTGGCTATTCAG ATTGCGTTCACCTTAGTGGTGTTCCCTTGCCTTCTACTGGCGTACACTGGGCAGGCTGCCTACATTATTGACCACAAGGATCATGTAGCTGATGCCTTCTACCGCTCCATTCCAG AGGCCATATACTGGCCAGCCTTCATCATAGCAACTCTTGCGGCAGTAGTTGCAAGTCAAGCAACCATATCTGCTACCTACTCAATAATTAAGCAAGCTCTTGCACTGGGCTGCTTCCCCCGTGTCAATGTTGTGCATACCTCGAAGAAATTTCTGGGGCAGATTTACATCCCTGACATCAATTGGGTACTTATGATTCTTTGCATTGCTGTAACTGCTGGATTCAAGAATCAAAGCCAGATAGGAAATGCATATG GCACTGCAGTGGTGATTGTTATGCTAGTTACAACATTTCTCATGGTCCCAGTGATGCTGCTGGTATGGAAGAGCCACTGGATACTTGTTGTCATCTTCCTTGTACTCTCCTTGACGGTTGAGCTCCCATACTTCACGGCCTGCATAAATAAAGTGGATCAAGGTGGCTGGGTTCCACTAGTCATCGCAATAACCTTCTTCGTCATCATGTATGTGTGGCATTTCTGCACCGTGAAGCGTTATGAATTTGAGATGCACAGCAAGGTCTCTATGGCTTGGATTCTGGGACTAGGGCCAAGCCTTGGCCTTGTCAGGGTCCCTGGGATAGGCTTTGTGTACACAGAGCTGGCAAGTGGCGTCCCTCACATCTTCTCCCATTTCATCACCAACCTCCCTGCCATCCACTCGGTTGTTGTCTTCGTTTGCATCAAGTACCTCCCGGTATATACAGTGCCAGCCGAGGAACGGTTCATCATGAAGAGGATTGGGCCAAAGAACTACCACATGTTCCGCTGCGTCGCAAGGTATGGATACAAGGACATCCACAAGAAAGACGACAACTTTGAGAAGATGCTCCTCGACAGGCTCCTGATCTTCGTCAGACTGGAGAGCATGATGgacggctactccgactccgaggaCTTCACCATGATGGAGCAGAAGGCCGAGAGATCCACCAGATCGCTTCAGCTGACCGAGAAGGCTGGGGGCAACACGATGAGCTCCATCGGCGACCTGAGCTACTCGTCACAGGACTCCATTGTTCCGGCCAAGTCGCCCCTGACCGGGAACAGCCTGACAAGGTACTCAAGCCAGACATTCGGCGACGAGCTGGAGTTCCTGAACCGGTGCAAGGACGCCGGCGTCGTGCACATCCTTGGGAACACCGTCGTGCAGGCGCGCAGGGACTCGGGGATCGTGAAGAAGGTCGCCGTGAATTATGTGTATGCCTTCCTTAGGAAGCTGTGCAGAGAGAACAGTGTGATCTTCAATGTCCCACATGAAAGCCTCCTGAATGTAGGGCAGATATACTATATATGA
- the LOC136476345 gene encoding putative potassium transporter 12 isoform X2, whose amino-acid sequence MSEWLLYITLLIMKSVEGGTFALYSLLCRHAKVSTIPNQHKTDEELTTYSRQTYEENSLAAKVKKWLEGHAYKKNCLLILVLIGTCTAIGDGILTPAISVLSAAGGIRVQNQNMSTDVVVIVAVFILIGLFCLQHYGTDKVGWLFAPLVLLWFILIGSVGLVNIHKYNSSVLRAYNPVYTFRYFKRGKSEIWTSLGGVMLSITGTEALYADLCHFPVLAIQIAFTLVVFPCLLLAYTGQAAYIIDHKDHVADAFYRSIPEAIYWPAFIIATLAAVVASQATISATYSIIKQALALGCFPRVNVVHTSKKFLGQIYIPDINWVLMILCIAVTAGFKNQSQIGNAYGTAVVIVMLVTTFLMVPVMLLVWKSHWILVVIFLVLSLTVELPYFTACINKVDQGGWVPLVIAITFFVIMYVWHFCTVKRYEFEMHSKVSMAWILGLGPSLGLVRVPGIGFVYTELASGVPHIFSHFITNLPAIHSVVVFVCIKYLPVYTVPAEERFIMKRIGPKNYHMFRCVARYGYKDIHKKDDNFEKMLLDRLLIFVRLESMMDGYSDSEDFTMMEQKAERSTRSLQLTEKAGGNTMSSIGDLSYSSQDSIVPAKSPLTGNSLTRYSSQTFGDELEFLNRCKDAGVVHILGNTVVQARRDSGIVKKVAVNYVYAFLRKLCRENSVIFNVPHESLLNVGQIYYI is encoded by the exons ATGTCAGAGTGGTTGCTATACATCACTTTACTAATCATGAAATCTGTAGAAG GTGGCACATTTGCTCTTTATTCTCTGCTGTGCCGGCATGCAAAGGTCAGCACTATACCCAACCAACATAAGACAGATGAAGAATTAACAACTTATAGTCGGCAAACTTATGAGGAGAATTCACTTGCAGCAAAAGTGAAGAAATGGCTAGAGGGGCATGCATATAAAAAGAACTGTCTTCTTATTCTCGTTCTCATTGGTACCTGTACCGCCATTGGAGATGGGATCCTTACTCCTGCAATATCAG TTCTTTCAGCAGCAGGTGGAATAAGGGTTCAGAATCAGAATATGAGTACAg ATGTGGTTGTAATCGTCGCGGTGTTCATATTAATTGGCTTATTCTGCCTGCAACACTATGGGACAGATAAAGTTGGGTGGCTCTTTGCACCATTGGTGCTCCTTTGGTTTATTCTAATTGGGAGCGTTGGGTTAGTGAACATACACAAATACAACAGTTCTGTTCTAAGAGCATATAATCCAGTCTACACCTTCCGGTATTTCAAACGAGGCAAGTCTGAGATTTGGACATCTCTTGGAGGGGTCATGCTTAGCATCACAG GGACTGAAGCATTGTATGCTGATCTATGTCACTTCCCTGTACTGGCTATTCAG ATTGCGTTCACCTTAGTGGTGTTCCCTTGCCTTCTACTGGCGTACACTGGGCAGGCTGCCTACATTATTGACCACAAGGATCATGTAGCTGATGCCTTCTACCGCTCCATTCCAG AGGCCATATACTGGCCAGCCTTCATCATAGCAACTCTTGCGGCAGTAGTTGCAAGTCAAGCAACCATATCTGCTACCTACTCAATAATTAAGCAAGCTCTTGCACTGGGCTGCTTCCCCCGTGTCAATGTTGTGCATACCTCGAAGAAATTTCTGGGGCAGATTTACATCCCTGACATCAATTGGGTACTTATGATTCTTTGCATTGCTGTAACTGCTGGATTCAAGAATCAAAGCCAGATAGGAAATGCATATG GCACTGCAGTGGTGATTGTTATGCTAGTTACAACATTTCTCATGGTCCCAGTGATGCTGCTGGTATGGAAGAGCCACTGGATACTTGTTGTCATCTTCCTTGTACTCTCCTTGACGGTTGAGCTCCCATACTTCACGGCCTGCATAAATAAAGTGGATCAAGGTGGCTGGGTTCCACTAGTCATCGCAATAACCTTCTTCGTCATCATGTATGTGTGGCATTTCTGCACCGTGAAGCGTTATGAATTTGAGATGCACAGCAAGGTCTCTATGGCTTGGATTCTGGGACTAGGGCCAAGCCTTGGCCTTGTCAGGGTCCCTGGGATAGGCTTTGTGTACACAGAGCTGGCAAGTGGCGTCCCTCACATCTTCTCCCATTTCATCACCAACCTCCCTGCCATCCACTCGGTTGTTGTCTTCGTTTGCATCAAGTACCTCCCGGTATATACAGTGCCAGCCGAGGAACGGTTCATCATGAAGAGGATTGGGCCAAAGAACTACCACATGTTCCGCTGCGTCGCAAGGTATGGATACAAGGACATCCACAAGAAAGACGACAACTTTGAGAAGATGCTCCTCGACAGGCTCCTGATCTTCGTCAGACTGGAGAGCATGATGgacggctactccgactccgaggaCTTCACCATGATGGAGCAGAAGGCCGAGAGATCCACCAGATCGCTTCAGCTGACCGAGAAGGCTGGGGGCAACACGATGAGCTCCATCGGCGACCTGAGCTACTCGTCACAGGACTCCATTGTTCCGGCCAAGTCGCCCCTGACCGGGAACAGCCTGACAAGGTACTCAAGCCAGACATTCGGCGACGAGCTGGAGTTCCTGAACCGGTGCAAGGACGCCGGCGTCGTGCACATCCTTGGGAACACCGTCGTGCAGGCGCGCAGGGACTCGGGGATCGTGAAGAAGGTCGCCGTGAATTATGTGTATGCCTTCCTTAGGAAGCTGTGCAGAGAGAACAGTGTGATCTTCAATGTCCCACATGAAAGCCTCCTGAATGTAGGGCAGATATACTATATATGA